The Carnobacterium mobile DSM 4848 genome includes a window with the following:
- the kduI gene encoding 5-dehydro-4-deoxy-D-glucuronate isomerase has protein sequence METRYAHSPEDIQHYSTEQLREKFLVESLFSPGEVSLTYTHNDRMIFGGVTPTTEPLEIILSKELGVDYFLERRELGVINIGGPGSIVIDGEESEMKKQDGYYIGKETKQVLFKSKDKLNPAKFYCVSVPAHKIYPNVKISIDKITPMKTGEQKTLNERSIYQYIHPNVCKSCQLQMGYTILAEGSSWNTMPCHTHERRMETYLYFDMEADTRTFHFMGKPNETKHLVVANEQAVISPSWSIHTGVGTADYTFIWAMCGENITYTDMDMVAMDELK, from the coding sequence ATGGAAACGAGATATGCACATAGCCCAGAGGATATTCAACACTATTCAACTGAGCAGTTACGTGAAAAGTTTTTAGTAGAATCACTTTTTTCTCCAGGAGAAGTTTCATTAACTTATACACACAACGACCGTATGATATTTGGTGGAGTTACTCCAACTACAGAACCTTTAGAAATTATTTTATCTAAAGAATTAGGTGTTGATTATTTCTTAGAACGTAGAGAATTAGGTGTTATTAATATAGGTGGCCCAGGAAGTATAGTAATTGATGGCGAAGAGTCAGAGATGAAAAAACAAGATGGCTATTATATTGGAAAAGAAACAAAACAAGTTTTATTCAAATCAAAAGATAAACTGAATCCAGCTAAGTTTTACTGTGTATCTGTACCTGCACATAAAATTTATCCAAATGTAAAAATTAGTATTGATAAGATTACACCAATGAAGACTGGTGAGCAAAAAACGTTAAACGAAAGATCAATCTATCAATACATTCATCCGAACGTCTGCAAGAGCTGCCAGTTACAAATGGGTTATACTATTTTAGCTGAAGGATCATCTTGGAATACTATGCCTTGCCATACTCATGAACGTCGTATGGAAACTTATCTATATTTCGATATGGAAGCAGACACAAGAACGTTCCACTTTATGGGTAAACCAAATGAAACAAAACACTTAGTTGTGGCTAATGAGCAAGCTGTTATCTCACCAAGTTGGTCAATTCATACAGGAGTCGGAACAGCGGACTATACGTTCATATGGGCAATGTGTGGAGAAAATATCACCTATACAGATATGGATATGGTAGCAATGGATGAGCTAAAATAA
- a CDS encoding gluconate 5-dehydrogenase translates to MTEFGMDAFKLDSKIALVTGAVYGIGFGIAESLAKAGAKIVFNSINQESVEQGLASYKEAGIEAYGYVCDITDEEAVEKMVKQIESEVGVIDILVNNAGIIKRIPMLDMSAEDYRQVIDINLTGQFIVSKAVLPSMIKKGHGKIINICSMMSELGRETVSAYASAKGGLKMLTKNICAEFGENNIQCNGIGPGYIETPQTAPLRVEGHPFNEFIIDKTPAARWGKVEDLQGPALFLASDASNFVNGHILYVDGGILASIGKQP, encoded by the coding sequence ATGACAGAATTTGGTATGGATGCATTTAAATTAGATAGTAAGATAGCGCTTGTTACAGGCGCAGTTTACGGAATTGGCTTTGGAATTGCTGAATCTTTAGCTAAAGCAGGAGCTAAGATTGTCTTTAACAGTATCAATCAAGAAAGTGTTGAACAGGGATTGGCTTCGTATAAAGAAGCAGGAATTGAAGCATACGGCTATGTCTGTGATATTACAGATGAAGAGGCTGTGGAAAAAATGGTTAAACAGATTGAATCTGAGGTTGGAGTAATTGACATTTTAGTAAATAATGCTGGAATTATTAAACGCATTCCAATGTTAGACATGTCGGCTGAAGATTACCGTCAAGTGATAGATATAAATTTAACAGGACAATTTATTGTATCAAAAGCTGTTCTTCCATCAATGATTAAAAAAGGACATGGGAAAATCATCAATATCTGTTCAATGATGAGTGAATTAGGTAGAGAAACAGTAAGTGCCTATGCATCAGCTAAAGGTGGATTGAAAATGTTGACCAAAAACATTTGTGCTGAATTTGGAGAGAATAATATTCAATGTAATGGAATTGGACCTGGGTATATAGAAACGCCACAAACTGCTCCATTACGTGTCGAAGGACATCCTTTTAATGAGTTTATTATTGATAAAACACCTGCAGCTCGCTGGGGCAAAGTGGAAGACTTACAAGGTCCTGCATTATTTTTAGCATCAGATGCATCTAATTTTGTTAATGGACATATTTTATATGTTGATGGCGGCATCTTAGCTTCTATTGGTAAACAACCTTAA
- a CDS encoding MFS transporter, with protein sequence MQKNAFYNDLSDTNKYIIKCCFFIFFVNGIYAMVFGSILPLLSSAYQLNDLVSGMLISSHQIGNLIAGLLAGILPIYLGKKNSILFLSSFVVVGFLLIITTGQPWLLLAAFFFTGISRGSISNFNNKVVNDISNSSPTASNLLHSLFAVGALISPFLVIVTTKLFGVNGWRVTGIIIIILILISQFMFSRMPIDEEKPKKNKTTIKKNYEFFKNKYFLITVVILFFYLCAEATITGFIVKYFVDSTIMTVLQAQIVSSVLWLAILVGRLGCIFFGHFLKKSHLLLLISVGASMFYFFLLNVTNYSLILLIIFGLGVSMGGIYPTAMTIAGSSIKEYPMAIGWLLILGGIGGIAMPTITGILSDQFGIFAGMAAIIVAIVIMLIGVMAYALIEKNNKV encoded by the coding sequence GTGCAAAAAAATGCTTTTTATAATGATTTAAGCGATACTAATAAGTATATTATCAAGTGTTGTTTTTTTATCTTTTTCGTTAATGGTATTTATGCAATGGTTTTTGGGTCTATCTTGCCATTATTAAGCAGTGCTTATCAATTAAATGATTTAGTGAGTGGTATGCTAATTTCGAGTCACCAAATAGGAAATTTAATAGCAGGCCTTCTAGCCGGAATCCTACCTATTTATTTAGGAAAGAAAAATTCTATTCTTTTCTTAAGTAGTTTTGTTGTTGTTGGATTTTTATTAATCATAACAACAGGTCAACCTTGGTTATTATTAGCTGCATTTTTCTTTACAGGAATTAGTAGAGGGAGTATTTCTAACTTTAATAATAAAGTGGTTAATGATATTTCAAACAGTAGCCCGACTGCTTCTAACTTATTACATAGTCTTTTTGCAGTAGGTGCATTAATATCTCCATTTTTGGTTATTGTAACAACAAAATTATTTGGTGTAAATGGATGGAGAGTAACGGGTATCATTATCATTATTTTAATTTTAATTTCACAATTCATGTTCTCTAGGATGCCGATAGATGAAGAAAAACCTAAAAAAAATAAGACAACCATTAAAAAGAATTATGAATTTTTTAAAAACAAATATTTTCTGATCACAGTCGTTATCTTGTTTTTCTATCTATGTGCTGAAGCAACCATAACTGGTTTTATAGTGAAGTATTTTGTAGATTCTACTATTATGACTGTTTTACAAGCCCAAATAGTATCCTCTGTTTTATGGCTGGCTATACTAGTCGGACGTCTAGGGTGTATTTTCTTTGGCCATTTTTTGAAAAAAAGCCATTTATTATTGTTAATAAGTGTAGGAGCAAGTATGTTTTATTTCTTCTTGTTAAACGTAACGAATTACTCTCTAATCCTGCTTATTATTTTTGGCTTAGGTGTTTCAATGGGTGGGATCTATCCAACGGCAATGACAATTGCCGGTTCATCTATAAAAGAATATCCAATGGCAATAGGATGGTTATTAATCTTAGGTGGCATAGGTGGTATTGCAATGCCAACGATAACAGGTATCCTATCTGATCAATTTGGTATTTTCGCTGGGATGGCAGCTATTATTGTTGCAATTGTGATCATGTTAATAGGTGTAATGGCTTACGCGTTAATTGAAAAAAATAATAAGGTTTAG
- a CDS encoding bifunctional 2-keto-4-hydroxyglutarate aldolase/2-keto-3-deoxy-6-phosphogluconate aldolase produces MTKKYEILKKLSNNYLFAVVRGKDKEDGTNISNACIEGGLKNIEITYTTPDASSVISHLVKSVNSEEVVIGAGTILDDITARNAILAGAEFIVSPHFDSAISKICNRYSVPYLPGCATATEIIKALESGVDVVKLFPGGLLGASFIKDIHGPLPHVEMMPSGGVSLDNLKQWIENGAWGAGIGSALTKDINKNGYESVTIAANKFVDKMLEIKSV; encoded by the coding sequence ATGACAAAAAAATATGAAATATTAAAAAAATTATCCAATAACTATTTATTTGCAGTGGTCCGAGGTAAAGATAAAGAAGACGGAACAAATATTTCTAATGCATGCATTGAAGGTGGACTAAAGAATATTGAAATTACTTATACTACCCCTGATGCGAGTTCTGTTATTAGTCATCTAGTGAAATCAGTTAATTCTGAAGAAGTAGTAATAGGAGCGGGTACTATTTTAGATGATATTACTGCTCGCAATGCAATTTTAGCAGGTGCAGAATTTATTGTTAGCCCTCACTTCGATAGCGCTATATCAAAAATTTGTAACCGATATAGTGTTCCTTACTTACCGGGATGTGCTACAGCAACTGAAATAATTAAGGCCTTAGAATCAGGAGTAGATGTTGTTAAATTATTTCCAGGTGGATTATTAGGTGCGAGCTTTATAAAAGATATCCATGGTCCACTACCACATGTAGAAATGATGCCTTCTGGTGGCGTTAGTTTAGATAACTTAAAGCAATGGATAGAAAATGGAGCATGGGGAGCAGGTATTGGGAGTGCGTTAACTAAAGACATTAATAAAAATGGTTATGAGAGTGTCACAATAGCAGCTAATAAGTTTGTTGATAAGATGCTAGAAATCAAGTCAGTTTAA
- a CDS encoding sugar kinase: MIDVMLFGEPMVIFYANNEGPLENAISFSKGLAGAEVNVGIGLTRLGHNVNYMTKLNKDEFGKYIHDCLKKEKLDSTYISFDKKKQVGLMFKNKVIEGDPKTLYYRKNTAASTLSIEDAKKIDFKEVKVLHITGIPPALSESSRQACFYMMRAARKAGCYITFDPNLRPALWESEELMIRTMNELASLSDVVIPGISEGEILTGLTDVESIADFYLNQGSKVVIIKDGSRGAYFKEIDKKIQFVKGFKVDRVVDTIGAGDGFATGIIDGYLSNISTADAIKRANAIGAIQVQNISDNEGLPTRKELLSFLTTNKQF; encoded by the coding sequence ATGATAGATGTTATGTTATTTGGTGAACCGATGGTTATTTTTTATGCAAACAATGAGGGTCCATTAGAAAATGCTATAAGTTTCTCAAAAGGATTAGCTGGAGCAGAAGTTAATGTAGGGATTGGCTTAACTCGTTTGGGTCATAATGTAAATTACATGACTAAATTAAATAAAGATGAATTCGGAAAATATATTCATGATTGTTTAAAAAAAGAAAAATTAGATTCAACTTATATTTCATTTGATAAAAAAAAGCAAGTAGGGTTAATGTTTAAAAATAAAGTAATAGAAGGTGACCCTAAAACTTTATATTATCGTAAAAATACTGCAGCTTCTACATTATCTATTGAAGACGCAAAAAAAATTGACTTTAAAGAAGTCAAAGTATTGCATATCACGGGTATCCCACCAGCTTTAAGTGAAAGTAGCCGTCAAGCTTGTTTTTATATGATGAGAGCTGCGCGTAAAGCAGGCTGCTATATCACTTTTGATCCTAACTTGCGTCCGGCTTTATGGGAGAGTGAAGAACTAATGATTAGAACTATGAATGAATTAGCTAGTCTTTCTGATGTAGTTATACCAGGAATTTCTGAAGGAGAGATCTTAACAGGATTAACTGATGTAGAGTCCATTGCCGATTTCTATTTAAATCAAGGTTCTAAAGTAGTTATCATTAAAGACGGTAGTAGAGGTGCTTACTTTAAAGAAATTGATAAAAAAATTCAGTTTGTAAAAGGGTTCAAAGTAGACCGTGTTGTTGACACTATAGGTGCTGGAGATGGGTTTGCTACTGGAATAATTGATGGATATTTGTCAAATATTTCAACCGCAGATGCTATTAAACGTGCCAATGCGATAGGCGCGATTCAAGTACAAAACATAAGTGATAATGAAGGACTACCAACTCGTAAGGAACTATTGTCTTTTTTAACAACGAATAAACAATTTTAG
- a CDS encoding ISLre2 family transposase — protein sequence MDKIISKVYQIIKGSNNLIETEEAIQVYMYEVFSELVGDVFTHINQVIKEEKQLEGWKVKREDWKTVQFIFGPVRYYRTLMVDHTDQNHYPLDEWLGIRKYQRHSPLVEVKVAELASKATYRDTATMLNEWTAVTISHQTVGSLLKRVGSAQAREDEESVLELEEAAELPEGKKVDYFYAEADGVFVRGTEKKKSLEVRHAILYEGWNKNGKRVSLKEPKAIMTTKKTAGFWAEVQAFTTNHYALQQAQVITNSDGGQGYTADRFQEAFSQSNYPVLNQLDSYHVFQGLNRAFGVKTTIFKQQVKQALKTHDLDHLTIWLDTYESTLDETAAVEKLNTFRTYVLRNWDRIFDWREKVEQAPEDARGLGAMESNQRHISFRMKKRGMHWSAEGCEAMVKVKQGMFNHTLREAYLHQQNRSARQQRKLNQTVRLSSLLHDKTRQSVGAKNGTIPLYASRSSAIGQLIKSFR from the coding sequence ATGGATAAGATTATATCAAAGGTTTACCAAATAATAAAGGGTTCAAACAATTTAATAGAGACAGAAGAAGCTATTCAAGTTTATATGTATGAAGTATTTTCTGAATTAGTGGGAGATGTCTTCACTCATATCAATCAGGTGATCAAAGAGGAGAAACAACTTGAAGGTTGGAAAGTGAAACGAGAAGATTGGAAAACGGTCCAATTTATTTTCGGTCCCGTTCGGTACTATCGTACCTTAATGGTAGATCACACGGATCAGAATCATTATCCACTAGATGAGTGGTTAGGCATTCGAAAATATCAGCGTCATAGTCCATTAGTAGAAGTAAAAGTGGCTGAGTTGGCGAGTAAAGCTACTTATCGAGATACTGCAACTATGCTAAATGAATGGACGGCTGTCACGATCAGCCACCAAACAGTTGGCAGTCTTCTTAAACGCGTTGGATCCGCACAAGCACGTGAAGATGAAGAAAGCGTATTGGAGCTAGAAGAAGCAGCTGAATTGCCAGAAGGGAAAAAAGTGGACTATTTCTATGCCGAAGCGGATGGTGTTTTTGTGCGTGGAACAGAAAAGAAAAAAAGCTTAGAAGTTCGTCATGCCATTCTTTACGAAGGCTGGAATAAAAACGGAAAACGCGTTTCCTTAAAGGAACCTAAAGCCATTATGACGACTAAAAAAACCGCTGGTTTTTGGGCAGAGGTCCAAGCCTTTACAACGAATCATTATGCCTTACAACAAGCCCAAGTTATTACCAATAGTGACGGTGGACAAGGCTATACTGCAGATAGATTCCAAGAAGCTTTTTCTCAATCGAATTATCCCGTTCTCAATCAGCTAGACTCTTATCATGTTTTTCAAGGGTTAAATCGCGCATTTGGTGTGAAAACGACTATCTTTAAACAGCAGGTCAAGCAAGCATTAAAGACGCATGATTTAGATCATTTAACTATTTGGTTAGATACGTATGAAAGTACGTTAGACGAAACAGCAGCAGTGGAAAAACTGAATACATTTAGAACCTATGTCTTACGGAATTGGGATCGGATTTTCGATTGGCGCGAAAAAGTAGAACAAGCACCAGAGGATGCAAGAGGTTTAGGCGCAATGGAATCGAATCAACGACACATCTCTTTTCGCATGAAAAAGCGTGGGATGCATTGGAGCGCAGAAGGTTGCGAAGCTATGGTAAAGGTAAAACAAGGGATGTTCAATCACACCTTGCGTGAAGCCTACCTTCATCAACAAAATAGAAGTGCGAGACAACAGCGCAAGCTGAACCAAACGGTTCGTTTATCGTCGTTATTGCATGATAAAACACGGCAGTCAGTCGGGGCAAAGAATGGGACCATTCCCTTGTATGCTTCTCGTTCATCGGCAATAGGACAATTAATTAAAAGTTTTCGTTAA
- a CDS encoding cupin domain-containing protein — MEINDKKYGKKPYIVNIEEATVQNDRYRTTMWTGEKLQVTVMSIQPNDDIGLEVHHGIDQFIRIEEGNGLCKMGPTEDNLNFEQKVQDDDAVFVPADMWHNILNTGDKPLKLYTIYAGPDHIPGTIHETHDDARNDPNEQD; from the coding sequence ATGGAAATTAACGATAAAAAATATGGAAAAAAACCTTATATAGTGAATATCGAAGAGGCTACTGTCCAAAATGATAGGTATCGGACAACAATGTGGACAGGTGAAAAATTACAAGTTACCGTTATGTCTATTCAGCCTAATGATGATATAGGGTTAGAAGTTCACCATGGTATTGATCAATTTATTCGTATTGAAGAAGGAAACGGACTATGTAAAATGGGCCCTACTGAGGATAACTTGAACTTTGAACAAAAAGTTCAAGATGATGACGCTGTTTTTGTTCCAGCTGATATGTGGCATAACATCTTGAATACAGGCGATAAACCTTTAAAACTATACACGATTTATGCAGGGCCAGATCATATTCCAGGTACTATACATGAAACACATGATGATGCACGTAATGATCCTAATGAACAAGACTAG
- a CDS encoding HdeD family acid-resistance protein: protein MITKNRNGFGWGSLLASILFFIASWIAFRSPVETLITLGLLYGSIAIAQGFIGVMLYFELKSVFKRNSWLILITGLFGLFIGFYLILNPTISLTFLPILFAVWFIVDSIRNILVAFRLQSVNKKWFWTYLTLGILGMILGIVLLSNLYAAIISVATLIAFYFFIVAIIRLIDAFV from the coding sequence ATGATTACTAAAAATAGAAATGGATTCGGTTGGGGAAGCCTTCTTGCGAGTATTCTCTTTTTCATAGCCAGTTGGATAGCTTTTCGTAGCCCTGTGGAAACTTTAATAACTTTAGGCCTTCTGTATGGAAGTATTGCTATTGCTCAGGGATTTATAGGCGTTATGCTTTACTTTGAACTTAAATCGGTATTCAAACGTAACTCTTGGCTCATTTTGATTACTGGGCTATTTGGATTATTCATTGGCTTCTATCTTATTCTAAATCCAACAATTAGTTTGACGTTCCTACCAATTCTTTTTGCTGTTTGGTTTATAGTGGATTCTATTCGAAATATTTTGGTTGCTTTTCGACTACAATCTGTCAATAAAAAGTGGTTTTGGACCTATTTAACTTTGGGTATTTTAGGAATGATTTTAGGAATAGTATTATTAAGTAATTTATATGCAGCAATAATTTCAGTGGCTACTTTAATCGCTTTTTATTTCTTTATTGTAGCGATTATTCGATTGATCGATGCCTTTGTCTAA
- a CDS encoding oleate hydratase, whose translation MRHTNGNYEAFAKSRKPDGIEEKSAYIVGAGLAGLAAAVFLIRDGHMEGKRIHIFEELSLSGGSLDGTFIPHDGFVTRGGREMENHFECLWDLFRSVPSLEVEDASVLDEFYWLDHDDPNSSNCRIIHNRGERADDDGQFTLSKKAQKELVELFMTSENQLIGKKIEDVFGDEFFESNFWLYWCTMFAFEKWHSAIEMRRYVMRFIHHIKGLPDFSALKFTRYNQYESLVKPLITFLKDQDVDFQYETKINNIQVDIDHETKVARTILLTKEEKTQEISLSENDLVFVTNGSITESSTQGDHNTPAPITHELGGSWNLWKNLAKQSSEFGHPEVFYENLPAESWYISATVTWENFDIEPYISRLTKRKLRTGKVVTGGIITIKDSNWLMSFAIHRQPHFKGQNDQQTIMWVYGLLSNKPGNYIKKPIEQCSGQEIVQELMYHLGVPEEDIQVLSETSCTVIPVYMPYITSYFMLRAPGDRPLVIPNGSKNLAFIGNFAETERDTVFTTEYSVRTAMEAVYQLLNIERGVPEVFDSAYDIRTLANAVYYLTDKKKLTKTELPFVERKLIETFVKKTKNTYIEDVLKESDLL comes from the coding sequence ATGAGACATACAAACGGGAATTATGAAGCATTTGCAAAAAGTCGTAAGCCAGATGGTATCGAAGAAAAAAGCGCTTATATCGTCGGTGCTGGGTTGGCAGGTTTAGCAGCGGCTGTTTTCTTGATTCGAGATGGTCATATGGAAGGTAAACGTATTCACATTTTTGAGGAACTATCCCTTTCAGGTGGTTCATTAGATGGAACCTTTATTCCACATGATGGTTTTGTTACTCGTGGAGGACGTGAAATGGAAAATCATTTTGAGTGTTTGTGGGATCTTTTTCGTTCTGTTCCTTCACTTGAAGTGGAAGATGCATCCGTTTTAGATGAATTTTATTGGCTAGATCATGATGATCCCAACTCTTCTAACTGTCGAATTATCCATAATCGCGGAGAACGGGCAGATGATGATGGTCAATTTACGTTATCAAAAAAAGCACAAAAAGAGTTAGTTGAATTATTCATGACTTCTGAAAATCAATTGATTGGCAAAAAAATTGAAGATGTCTTTGGCGATGAATTTTTTGAATCAAATTTCTGGTTATATTGGTGTACAATGTTCGCTTTTGAAAAATGGCATTCTGCAATCGAGATGAGGCGCTACGTAATGCGCTTTATTCATCATATTAAAGGATTACCTGATTTTTCTGCATTAAAGTTCACTCGTTATAATCAATATGAGTCATTAGTTAAACCTTTAATCACGTTCTTAAAAGATCAAGACGTCGACTTCCAATATGAAACAAAAATTAATAATATTCAGGTTGATATTGATCACGAAACCAAAGTTGCGCGCACTATTTTGTTAACAAAGGAAGAAAAAACACAAGAAATTTCCTTATCTGAAAACGATCTTGTTTTTGTTACAAATGGATCAATCACAGAAAGTTCCACTCAAGGAGACCATAATACACCTGCACCAATAACTCATGAATTAGGCGGAAGCTGGAATCTTTGGAAAAACTTAGCTAAACAATCTTCAGAATTTGGACATCCAGAAGTATTCTATGAAAATCTTCCAGCTGAAAGTTGGTATATTTCAGCAACAGTAACTTGGGAAAACTTCGATATTGAACCCTATATTTCACGATTAACGAAGAGAAAATTGCGGACAGGAAAAGTCGTTACCGGTGGCATAATCACTATTAAGGATTCAAACTGGTTAATGAGCTTTGCAATACACCGTCAACCACATTTTAAAGGACAAAATGATCAACAAACAATAATGTGGGTCTATGGCTTGTTATCAAATAAACCAGGAAATTATATAAAAAAACCAATCGAACAATGTTCCGGTCAAGAAATTGTTCAAGAATTAATGTATCATCTTGGTGTACCAGAAGAAGATATTCAAGTGTTATCTGAAACTTCTTGTACAGTAATTCCAGTTTATATGCCCTATATTACTTCATACTTTATGTTAAGAGCACCAGGAGATCGTCCTTTAGTAATTCCAAACGGATCAAAAAACTTGGCATTCATTGGAAACTTTGCAGAAACAGAACGTGATACAGTATTTACTACTGAATATTCTGTCAGAACAGCTATGGAGGCTGTTTATCAATTATTAAATATTGAACGTGGTGTTCCTGAAGTTTTTGATTCTGCATATGATATTCGTACACTTGCCAATGCTGTATATTATTTAACGGATAAGAAGAAACTTACGAAAACGGAGCTTCCGTTTGTAGAGCGGAAATTGATAGAAACTTTTGTTAAGAAGACCAAAAATACGTATATTGAAGATGTTTTGAAAGAATCAGATCTTCTTTAG
- the tnpB gene encoding IS66 family insertion sequence element accessory protein TnpB (TnpB, as the term is used for proteins encoded by IS66 family insertion elements, is considered an accessory protein, since TnpC, encoded by a neighboring gene, is a DDE family transposase.), whose amino-acid sequence MKIIDLTKVKNVFIVCGKTDMRRQIDGLTATIVEEYDMNVYDDAVFLFCGGRKDRFKALYWEGDGFIFLYKRLENGRLKWPRDQQEIKQLTSQQLRWLLEGLSIDQKVTIQPAAEGIVT is encoded by the coding sequence ATGAAAATTATTGACCTTACTAAAGTGAAGAATGTATTTATCGTTTGTGGAAAAACTGATATGCGCCGGCAAATTGATGGTTTAACTGCAACAATTGTGGAAGAATATGATATGAATGTCTATGATGATGCCGTATTCCTGTTTTGCGGTGGAAGAAAAGATCGGTTCAAAGCCCTATATTGGGAGGGCGACGGGTTTATTTTTTTATATAAGAGACTCGAAAATGGACGTTTGAAGTGGCCGAGAGATCAACAAGAAATCAAACAACTGACTTCCCAGCAACTACGTTGGCTGCTGGAAGGATTGTCAATTGACCAGAAAGTTACTATACAACCGGCAGCTGAAGGAATCGTGACATAA
- the tnpC gene encoding IS66 family transposase: MEKALQQNELMAQNLTELTQQLKHVNEELALQREQNQYLLQQLFGRKKETLSPEKIHPNQTDLFEDDPSFSWPEQTGSQSEEETIEETPVRRHKKKGHQKEKLAHLPVVEHLYREENCTCPQCASAMKEMGKEVVREEVVYIPARLENHRHIRLSYSCPSCEKYGETSIIKAEVPKSPLSGSFASASLIAETIYQKFQQKVPTYRQEAHWTMMNFDIKRTNISNWHKKTSEYYFEPLVQLLKKALLEEEVLHADETTFNVLDSHRTKDYVWLFSSGRYAEKKIHIYKHGPSRGSEVLENFLAGYKRYLHSDGYSSYGKLTDVTSIGCFAHVRRKFYDALPAEEGEKKSTSRLAVEKCDAIFQEEKKLADLTVEERQLKRWEFVQPKLEEFFGWLRTLNPMIKGKIGTAISYALKQEVKVLNFLRDGRLVLSNNLAERGIKSLVMGRKNWLFAATTEGAHANAAILSLQETAKANGLNPQKYFDYLLTHLPNQKNTLLEVYLPWAPKVQINCH, from the coding sequence TTGGAAAAAGCCTTACAACAAAATGAGTTAATGGCTCAAAATCTAACTGAGTTAACACAACAACTCAAACACGTAAATGAAGAATTGGCCCTTCAACGCGAACAGAACCAGTACCTTCTCCAACAACTGTTTGGACGCAAAAAGGAGACTTTGTCTCCTGAAAAAATTCATCCCAACCAAACGGATCTTTTTGAGGATGACCCGTCTTTTAGTTGGCCAGAGCAGACTGGCAGCCAAAGCGAAGAAGAAACAATCGAAGAAACTCCTGTCCGTCGTCATAAGAAGAAAGGTCATCAAAAAGAAAAACTCGCTCACTTACCAGTCGTTGAGCATCTATACCGTGAAGAAAATTGTACTTGTCCTCAATGTGCTTCTGCCATGAAAGAAATGGGAAAAGAAGTCGTACGTGAAGAGGTCGTATACATTCCTGCCCGCTTAGAGAATCATCGGCATATTCGATTGTCCTATTCCTGCCCATCTTGCGAAAAATACGGAGAAACATCTATCATAAAAGCTGAAGTACCGAAATCTCCACTCAGCGGCTCTTTCGCTTCTGCTTCTCTTATTGCAGAAACCATTTACCAAAAGTTTCAACAAAAAGTCCCTACTTACCGTCAGGAAGCCCATTGGACGATGATGAATTTTGATATCAAACGTACCAACATTTCCAATTGGCATAAAAAAACCAGTGAGTATTATTTTGAACCGTTGGTTCAGCTATTGAAGAAAGCCTTATTGGAAGAAGAAGTGCTTCATGCGGATGAGACAACTTTCAATGTTTTGGATAGCCATCGAACAAAGGATTACGTCTGGCTCTTCAGCTCGGGACGGTATGCGGAGAAGAAAATCCACATTTACAAACATGGACCTTCCAGAGGAAGCGAGGTTCTCGAAAACTTTTTAGCCGGTTATAAACGATACCTTCACTCGGATGGGTATTCCTCTTACGGGAAACTCACTGATGTTACGTCCATTGGCTGTTTTGCTCATGTTCGAAGGAAATTCTATGATGCTCTTCCCGCCGAAGAAGGGGAAAAGAAAAGTACTTCACGGTTAGCCGTGGAGAAATGCGATGCTATCTTTCAAGAGGAAAAGAAACTGGCAGACCTGACGGTCGAGGAACGGCAATTAAAAAGGTGGGAGTTTGTGCAGCCAAAACTCGAAGAATTTTTTGGGTGGCTTCGAACACTGAATCCGATGATCAAAGGAAAAATCGGAACAGCTATTTCCTACGCATTAAAACAGGAAGTAAAAGTATTGAATTTTCTGAGGGATGGTCGCTTAGTGCTTTCCAATAACTTAGCAGAACGCGGCATAAAATCCCTCGTCATGGGGCGGAAGAATTGGCTGTTTGCGGCTACCACCGAAGGTGCTCACGCCAACGCAGCCATCTTGAGTCTGCAAGAAACAGCAAAAGCCAATGGATTGAATCCACAAAAATATTTTGACTATCTCCTGACACACCTGCCAAATCAAAAAAACACACTTTTGGAGGTTTATTTGCCATGGGCTCCAAAAGTGCAGATAAATTGTCATTAA